A window of the Lolium perenne isolate Kyuss_39 chromosome 7, Kyuss_2.0, whole genome shotgun sequence genome harbors these coding sequences:
- the LOC139833563 gene encoding protein ALP1-like, with amino-acid sequence MFLHVVGHNQRFRVIHNTFRQSTETISRYFQQVLYELGSSEVNYQVSINEHTNQDQEHLQVVPLFQDCIGATDGTHVTAKVPRSMSAAFRRRKHYTSQNMLADVDFDMRFTYVLAGWEGSAHDASILADSLSRPDGLQIPNEK; translated from the exons ATGTTTCTTCATGTCGTCGGTCATAACCAGAGGTTCAGAGTCATCCATAACACATTCAGGCAATCCACGGAGACTATCTCTCGGTACTTCCAGCAAGTGTTATACGAATTGGGGAGCTCAGAGGTGAATTATCAAGTCAGCATCAATGAACACACCAACCAAGATCAAGAACATCTACAGGTGGTTCCCCTATTTCAAG ATTGCATTGGGGCTACTGATGGTACTCATGTCACTGCAAAGGTACCGAGATCAATGTCTGCAGCATTCCGTAGGAGGAAGCACTACACCAGCCAGAACATGCTAGCAGATGTGGATTTCGACATGAGGTTCACCTACGTGCTTGCTGGGTGGGAGGGTTCAGCTCATGATGCGAGCATCCTGGCTGACAGCTTGTCAAGGCCTGATGGGTTGCAAATCCCTAACG AAAAATAA